Proteins from a single region of Apium graveolens cultivar Ventura chromosome 7, ASM990537v1, whole genome shotgun sequence:
- the LOC141674819 gene encoding receptor-like protein 7 — protein MTKFPHFLQFQDELEDLFRDDNRIEGLIPEWIWNKSKESMDSVWLGGNQLTGFEHNPVVLPWTRLRLLALWNNMMEGSLTVPPASTLAYFASGNRMTGEISHLICNVKSLIVLELSDNNLVGKIPSCLGNFSNDLMILDLKRNNFKGSIPEMRDLPLEHFKNCDAMKFKVDKLEYMNTIILPSIGGWILSQDYDITITNKGTTLSYEKVSSLITFVDLSSNKFTGKIPNSIESFKNLHSLNLSNNILSGSIPTVIGNLTALESFDISQNNLTGKIPQQLAGLGFLAIFDVSFNHLTGPIPQGKQFNLFQNDSYKGNMALCGSPLSCGEQPTPSPPLSSEKNDDSDSFLTVIIVSIGFGSRLIIGIIYGRKLATRCSEYIIIWFLLKLKKKTK, from the exons ATGACGAAGTTTCCACATTTCCTTCAGTTTCAAGATGAGCTAGAGGATCTGTTCCGTGATGATAATCGAATTGAAGGCCTCATACCAGAATGGATTTGGAACAAAAGTAAAGAAAGTATGGATTCAGTATGGCTTGGAGGGAACCAACTAACAGGATTTGAGCATAATCCAGTTGTTCTGCCATGGACTCGTTTACGTTTATTAGCCCTTTGGAATAACATGATGGAAGGTTCACTCACAGTTCCCCCGGCATCAACTCTAGCTTATTTTGCATCAGGAAATAGAATGACAGGGGAAATCTCGCATTTGATCTGCAATGTGAAATCTCTCATTGTGTTAGAACTGAGTGACAACAATTTGGTTGGCAAGATTCCTTCATGTCTAGGAAACTTCAGCAATGACTTGATGATACTTGATCTGAAAAGGAACAACTTTAAAGGGAGCATACCTGAAATGA GAGATTTGCCACTTGAACACTTCAAGAATTGTGATGCCATGAAATTTAAGGTAGACAAGCTGGAATATATGAATACCATAATCCTGCCATCAATTGGGGGTTGGATACTCTCTCAAGACTACGATATTACAATCACAAACAAAGGTACCACGTTATCGTATGAGAAGGTCTCTAGCCTGATTACATTTGTTGATCTCTCCAGCAACAAATTCACTGGAAAAATTCCAAACTCCATAGAAAGCTTTAAGAATCTTCACTCCCTCAATCTTTCAAACAATATTCTCAGTGGTTCTATCCCAACAGTCATAGGAAACCTCACTGCTCTAGAGTCATTTGACATTTCCCAAAACAATCTCACAGGTAAAATCCCTCAACAGTTAGCAGGTCTAGGATTCCTTGCAATATTTGACGTGTCTTTTAACCATCTTACTGGACCCATACCACAAGGAAAACAGTTTAATTTATTTCAGAACGACTCGTACAAAGGAAACATGGCATTATGTGGATCACCTCTATCGTGTGGAGAACAGCCAACACCTTCACCACCATTAAGCTCTGAAAAAAACGATGATTCTGATTCATTCTTGACTGTGATTATTGTGTCAATTGGATTTGGAAGTAGGCTAATAATTGGAATTATATATGGGAGGAAGCTAGCAACAAGGTGCTCAGAGTATATAATTATTTGGTTCTTGTTGAAGTTGAAGAAAAAGACCAAATGA